CCCATAAGCTCCCGCACTTAGCGCGGCTACGCACAAATCATCCAATTTTTCGGTAGAAACTCCTAATTGAACCAGGAGTCCATGATTGATGCGCATGAGATTGCCTAAGCTTTGCCAATCCTGATTTTCAAGACAAATTTTTCCTTGGCTTACTAGCTCTGCTATTGTATTAAAAATGTCATCAAACATCGCTGGATTTTTTTCTTTACGCTTTGCAAGGTCTTTAACAATTGTAGCTGTATCTTCCTTGATTCCTGAATAACCCACAACCAGTGATATTTTTGCTTTAGTAGTTGGTTCAATCTCTTTTCCACCAGTTACAAAGTAAAGTGTGCCGCCAAAAACAGCTGCTGCAACATCAAAACCCGAGCCAACTCCTTGAACGTCTAACACTGTCTGGTAGCTAAGATCAAATATTTCACGCTTAGATAGATTTATACCAGTTAATTCAGCTAATCCTTTTATCGTGCAGACTGCAGCGCCGGATGAGGAGCCAAATCCAAATTTTGCTTTGAATTGGGATTTGGTAGTTATGCTGACACCGTGTTTTAGTGGGTATACTTTGTGAAAATTTCTTACTGCAATCTCGACAAACTGAGCAGGTTTAGGAATCTCTCCTTTTCCAAGCTCTTCCAGCTTTTTTTCGTAGTTTTCTAACTCTACATCCTTAGCATTTAGAATTATTTTTTGGGTTCTGAGCTTTGATATTTGAGCTTGTAATCGGTGGTTTATGGCTGTAACAAGGCATGGGCGGTTATATACAACTGCGTGTTCACCTAATAGCATTAATTTCCCCGGAGCTGAAACTTTAATCGTCATACAACTATTTTTTCAATGCGTACTCCTTCTGTTCCTAGATTGGCTTTCATAATTTCAAGGCCATATTTTTTAATACTCTGTTTAAGCTTGTTAAGATTTTTATGATATACAGGTAATACCCCTGATTTATCCTTAAATCCTCCCCCTCCGCTAATCTTTGCTACTCCTCCGCTTTTTTCTATACTGCGAATAATCGAAGCGGTAGAGTTGCTGACCATACCGGCTTTTTCCAGAAGTCTTCCGTTTTCTTTTATTCCCTTCATTAGTGACAGCTCGTCCTCGTCGTGAATGGCTTGGGTTATCTGTTTAGTAACTATTTCAAAATCATCCACCGAATTTGGTTTGAATTTTTCAACCATTTCTTTAGTTGATTCTTTGGGCTTACCAGTATTGATAAGATAAAAATG
The window above is part of the Candidatus Roizmanbacteria bacterium CG_4_9_14_0_2_um_filter_38_17 genome. Proteins encoded here:
- the mvk gene encoding mevalonate kinase, with protein sequence MTIKVSAPGKLMLLGEHAVVYNRPCLVTAINHRLQAQISKLRTQKIILNAKDVELENYEKKLEELGKGEIPKPAQFVEIAVRNFHKVYPLKHGVSITTKSQFKAKFGFGSSSGAAVCTIKGLAELTGINLSKREIFDLSYQTVLDVQGVGSGFDVAAAVFGGTLYFVTGGKEIEPTTKAKISLVVGYSGIKEDTATIVKDLAKRKEKNPAMFDDIFNTIAELVSQGKICLENQDWQSLGNLMRINHGLLVQLGVSTEKLDDLCVAALSAGAYGAKLSGAGGGDCMIALVSDKTKQPVEQAIVAAGGELINIQTGAPGVQLEL